One Lytechinus pictus isolate F3 Inbred chromosome 11, Lp3.0, whole genome shotgun sequence genomic window, GATGTGCAGTTGAAGGAAACTCCACTTTTCAGGAATCATACTTGGAAGCGAAATCTGACTTCGCTTTTATCAGACTGTGCTGTGTTATctaatattttcatgttttctgtgattctttgaaaaaaaatctacagaGCATTCTTACCAtttcccataatttttttttaaaatcttgaaTCTTGTGTTCATGAGGAACACGCAGAGAGAAATAACGTAAAAGCAATGCGTCAAaccaaattgtagaaaaatattAGGTAACTGACAAAAGAAGCAATGTCATTTATTTCTGAACAATTCATTCTTCCTCATGGATTCCATTATTTAATTCCCAGTTAGTGTTGTGGAAATGATGGAGGTTGGTTAGGCCTTGGTTATCTCTCATTTCCTCTTCTGCTACACATGTATATTCTCAATGATGTTCATTTTCTAGATTGTTTGGTTGAAGTTGGTTGGTAATAATGTTGAATTCAGAAATTTTACTATGTCTTGACTCCCCAGCTGCTAAAATAATTACTGGGCATTTCAAGGATGGAGCAGTACACAAAATTCCTTAATTAATGTTTAGAACAATGCACCTACTCTTCACATAATACTATGTTTCAAACCACAATTTGTTTTTACTGCATagataaatgaaacaaatgtgACTTTCCTCAAAGATGTTCTCATTAATGTGCAGTGAGTTATAAGAGAACATTACTGCATCCTTACCATCTGTTAGCATGCGTGGTTATCCTTGTCAAGCATCTGGTTTTTAATGATGACTAATGTTTAAcaattgaattttgaagtttcatgatgtgtttttatgtggaaagtgaatgaattaattgaatgtatctcttgattttgattaaacAGGACCTGACATCTGTGGACCTGGTACCAAGAAGGTTCATGTCATCTTCAGCTACAAGGGCAAAAATCTTCTTATTAAGAAGGATATTCGATGCAAGGTAAATGATCAGACATTCATCTGGGTGGTGTTTCGCAAAGATTTAAATGTGACCATATAAATCACACTTTAATTCCCAGGTGTGTGGTATATACACATAAACTCGTTAGTACAGATCATGCACAGAGAATGTACATAGCTGCGTAGTCATAACTGAGGTTATGAGTTGGATAAAGTATGACTCTAGTCACACTTAaacctttgtgaaacactcctgggtcccgtaacacaaaggttagcaattaatcgtaagCTGGATTTtgacgattgattgtacattgtagtcaatgtaatcaattgtagaaaatgttctatgatcattgctaagcattgtgttacaggcccctggttaatttttttattaaagtgctaaaaatgaaaatatgaattttgttttCAGCTTAAAGATCCCATGGtgtataaagttttttttttgtgtgtaccaACACCATTGACCCCATGTGTTTCAAAAGTACTGTAATCAGCTTAAGTGGACTAATTGGGTCAGAAGAtaaagatgtaatttttatagccTTATTGTTCATCAGTATGGTAATTTACATTGCTGTTGGGTACAGTCTACCTCTGGTATTTTATCGGATGTGATATGATGAAATGGCATTAAACCAAACCATCTTTCGGGGCTGAGCAAGTCCTGCTGAGAAAAATGCTTTCTGATTTCATCTGTTGATACTTTATAAGGTGTTAGTTAACTTTATTCGCTAATTTGAGAAGAAGACCAACTGACATAATTTCTGAAGGTCTCCATGGTGAAGAATAAATCATCATAGAGGTTTCACCATGTCTTCTTTTGTGGGcatgtgttggtcctgaaaaggaccacccaagtTCAATGTTTCAACAAGAATGTTCCTGTCGTCTTCAGGAAAATGAGGCAAATTTTGGAAAAGCAAGCTTTTTATACTCTTATCAGGGTGCCGTATGTAGAGTGCCTTGTAAATTGTCTAAACTGGCTGCTTGAAGACCAAGTAAATATTAATCATAGTTCTAATCGTCATTCATCTTTGCTTACAGGATGATGAATTCACCCATCTGTACACCCTGATTGTCAAGCCAGATAATACCTATGAGGTGCGTATTGACAACCAGAAGGCTCAGTCAGGTAACCTTGAGGATGATTGGGACTTCCTTCCACCTAAGATGATCAAGGATCCTGATGCAACAAAACCAGAAGACTGGGATGATAATGAGAAACTTGATGATCCTGAAGACACAAAGCCAGAGGTAGGATTCTTTAACATCTTGCaggattttaaaatgttttttttctcttacaGCTTATACTGTAATTGTAATTCCGAACCTTCAGGTCAAACATGGATCACCAGAGATTTTGAAGCTGATCCGTCACTGAATTGCTGTGATAATCATGACTAAAATCACAATCGTCCACATAGTTGCTTGTATTTTATCGGATGTGATATGATGAAATGGCATTAAACCAAACCATCTTTCGGGGCTGAGCAAGTCCTGCTGAGAAAAATGCTTTCTGATTTCATCTGTTGATACTTTATAAGGTGAATAGTTAACTTTATTCGCCAATTTGAGAAGAAGACCAACTGACATAATTTCTGAAGGTCTCCATGGTCTCCATGTATGGGCTATGGAGAGAAAATGGTAACTCTTCAACTTCTTGTGAAGCATGCATGATgcttatgaaatttaattttctgggTCTCCTCTTGAAACATTAATGCATGCATGGACAGCATGTAGAGCAGCACAGCTCAGATTTTTGCAAAAGTCTACAAAGTTATTTACTCCCTTTAAAGTTTTGCCACAACAGCAACATTTCCCCTATAAACTTTTGACTGAAAGATGGCAGCAAggcaagacccccccccaaaaaaaaaaagaataaataaaaaacaaatatatttaccTCGGTAGGATTGGGACAAGCTGGAATTCATTGTATTTTATACAAATAACCAATATATTGCTTTCTGCTTGCATAGGATTGGGAAAAGCCAGAATTCATTGCTGACCCTGATGCCCAGAAGCCAGAAGATTGGGATGATGAGATGGATGGAGAATGGGAACCACCAATGATTAACAATCCAGATTACCAGGTCAGTATTACCTCTCTCAAGGCATGCCTAATACCCTCCATAGGGTGTACATAaagcaggggtgtgagagttcagatttttatctgatttcagatttttttgttttgattttcagcttaatttcagcttatttttggccttcctctgtacaaaaagtatgggagctctttctatttcagactttttcaacactcttctgCTTTTtacagatctttttatttgtgaccactcacccCCTGATAAAGATATAATGCATGATATTTACAATGGATTGTAACATTTTTATACCTGatttttcatagaaatatagTTGTGCTGGTGTTGCTCTCATGTATTGGGGCTGGACGGTATATCATGGAATTTAATTGTTGAATTTATGCCATGTTTTttaatgcataaattagcataattaattcacaTGTAAATTCTTTATCATTTCTGGAATAattaaccatacagccttgtagattacattgcACACCACCACTGTTCAATTTTTTGTGGTGCTCGCAAGATCGGCGACCGAGATCCCGGCTGTGAGATGGGTCCAGGTTAACTGGCTTCATGAGTCTTTTCGGGGTTAAGAGCTATCCCCTTCTGCAGCTATCCAAACTCTCCAAATATTGGCTCATAAGTTGGTAACATCCTTCTGCTTTTCAATCCTTGATGTATTTTGACCTATTCTTgattattataacaatttttttttttcctatttcagGGAGAATGGTCACCCAAGAAAATTGACAACCCCAACTACAAAGGAAAATGGGTACATCCCGAGATTGAGAACCCTGAATATGAAGCAGATGAAAACCTTTACAGCTATGAAAGCTTTGGTGCTATTGGTTTTGATTTATGGCAGGTAAGTAGACAAAATGAAGACGTATCTATCCAAACAGTTCAATGCATTCATTCAGCCAGGCTTCGTTTTGATATTGAGCAATGCCCTCAAAATGTTGACCTCCGACCCCTCGTAGGTGGGACCTTTCTGGGCTTGAGCAATTCATAAGAGGAGATATAGAGGGTCAGGTTTACAAAAAGTAAagtgattattttatggaattgccctactAGTTCAAAGTGTGAGGGTCGGTGTACAAAAAAGTGGTTATATTATGGAATGGTCCTATTGTTAGTTATAACAAAGTGGAATTGTGAGTAGTTCCTACTGATGCCTTTCCATCAGCTGGCATATCTAATTTCGAtactaagaatttttttttttaatgcaaaaacaTCATGAGTACCCCTTAAAGTGTAACAGACTATTCCCTTAGTTGGTTTCCCACATAAAACATTCTGTTAGTGGAGAGCTCCCTTGAGGTCAAGACTcctgggaagcatttcatgaaacaaatacatgtagtgatttttactatctattgttataagctactatcattataagctactgaaatctttgcatctgattggctcagaggaaactttatttcatgaaataccaggGGCCTCTTATGAAACTGGTTTGGCCTATGATAATGACTTTGGAGACCACCTAAAAGATATCATCTTCAAAGATGGTCACAGAGGAATCCTCCTCCCTGGTGGGTTGTTCTTGAACCAGAAGTAAAAGTCCATTTCAGTCAGTATATTGATGAATCACAtaattattgaaaacaaaaatgggaGGGGGGCACACCCTCAGAGTAATAGCTCACGTAGAATAATTCTCAACCACATCCGTTCATTGAGgtgcacacatttttttttcttcacaatttTTATCAAGATATTTTGTATCAAAGTATACAGGCAAGCAAATGTGATTATTattaacagtatattatggtgTCAAGTATCTGCTTATAAAAAGATGCAAGTCCTAAAAAAGGTGACTATTGGAATATCTTGGGGAATATTGAGTCACAGGAGAGATCTTGggggaaataataaaataagaatgtcAAGAGCTGataattgtttgttttgtcCCACAGGTAAAATCAGGAACAATTTTCGACAATGTACTTATAACAGATGATCTTGAAGAAGCAGAGACACAAGCAAaagaattatttgaaaaaacaaaggtaagtggttattttcattaAGTGAACATTATTCATTTGTGTAACCTCGACACTTGCTAATATGGTAATTTACATAACATAAACAATTTTGTGACAGATGTGAAATGATGAAATGGCATTAAACCAAACCATCTTTCGGGGCTGAGCAAGTCCTGCTGAGAAAAATGCTTACTGATTTCATCTGTTGATACGTTTTGGAACAGCTAATCTTGACGATGACGGCTTCTCACTTTTGCACACTGAGCTGTAAACGTGTGTAAATTGACGACTGATcttgaacaaaaagaaaagagtcTGCACAAGTTAACATCACCTGGGGCCCTTAACACACAGCTTAGCTTTGATTGTAGATCATTTTTCTGCGATGGATTGTATTGACTACCATGTACATTCAATCGTGTAAATCAAGCATATGATTAATGACTAACCTTCATGACCCTGGTGTTGATTATGCAATGGTATCATTTTCACATCATCTCAAAGCCCTTTTTGGAGCCCAGGgtggtgtttcatgaaaggacttgtcacatgtttcaaacaaacaaaatctgTCTTTCCATAATACAGTCAGACAACTGCTTCTTAGACAATTTAAATCAAGAAAAGTTTTTAGATCCGACATGTCAGACTATTAAgtgttgatgaaacaccccaGTTCAGCATCCTGATGATTGCTCATGACATCCCCATCATTTGtgatataattttattattcttttgaatgtttttattgAACATGGACATTCTTTAAGTACAGGGATTAACAAATGTAGTTAAAAAAAGTATGTAGTACATGAAAAGATTTGCATGATGTTATTCCAGTAACCCTCTAATGTGTTATGATTGACATTGCAGGCaggtgaaaagaaaatgaaagatgaaCAAGACGAAGAGGAAAGGAAAGTACGAGAGGAGGAAGAGGCCaagaggaaagaagaggaaggcgaatatgatgaagatgaagaagaagaagatttaGATATGGATGATTTAGATTTGGATATGGGAGATTTTGAAGAGGATGACGAAGAGCTACCTGAGGATGACGAAGATGATGTTGATCTTCCTAAGGATGAATTGTAAAATAATCCTTGGATCAGAGactttattattcatatatCGGGGGATTGAAAGTACGGTGTTGGGGTGAAAGAACATCCACATCACCCAACCAGGGTTGTGGTATGATAGGCTCCATTTGATGTTGATTGGTATAATGTTTCTAAACCCAAACCTGTTTGGGAGAAGCTTGATCTGATCAATACCAACACCAGGGACAggtaacacaaagctttgtGCTTGACTGTAGGGCTGATGTTTATGATTGAATACATTGATCGTTATGTGAAATCAAGCATACAAATCAACTGAATGAttaatcgctaagctttgtgttacgtgCCCCTGGACTGTACTTAAAATCATCTGCTGGGTTATCATGATTAAAATTGGGATCTGCTGGGTTATTGGGATTTAATACTTCAAAGAGTGGGCAAGACTGTTTTGAGGCGATGAAAACTATACTTCATTTCCATTCAACCTGCGTGTGTAatcacatttcaaaaaattattttttccttatCACACATGTACCAAGTACTAAAATTCAATGatatcttcatatttttatgaagGAGTGGTATTGATAGTTATGTAATGTCAATGCTGCTGGAAATGGATTTGTGaattttgtaatgtttttgTTTGAGATGGTATATTTTTCCTGCGTTGTGACCGGCTTAGAGAGTGAAGCAGGGATGTATAATTTGTTACCAAGGCAAAAAACAATCTCAGACATTTTTTCTCTGATGCAGATTTCAAAATTCAGATTTTGGTGTGAAATATTGGTTCATGGGATGTCGGGGAGATAGAAACATTCATACCAAAGTGACTGTAAGATGTCAAAGTCCATTTCTACAAACTTTGTTTTTCTAAAAGAGCAATACTTAATgatttattattgtatttttatcatgGCACTGTGTCCATTAATATGAATCATGTAATTTTAGTCACTTGTTTCTTTACAGTGTTCCATTTGATGCATTTGTTGGGATGTTAAATTatggtttttattttaattgggATTATTGCAACTCTTGCTGGTATACAATGTATTGTTTTACATTAAGGAAATGAATTATATGAATGCTTTACCTTGCTTAATGCAGCCACTTCATATTTTTCGATGTTCTTCAATTCCACAGTTTTTTACTGTGAATGTTGACTTTCCTTGATAGAATTATCCGTGTCCATTTAATGTTTTCACCACAGGCATACTGCATACTTTTTAGTGAATAGtttttactttttcaaaatcaaactaAATTCGATACatgattttcatgtattttattatcatgatttcTGGTAATTCGtggtaatttattatttttttttagatctcaACCAATATTCAGTTTCTTTTgtatatgatggtgatgatagcaAGAGAAGCATTCATGTCTCTATTTATGtcactttattttttcatttttttcccattttggtTGTAATCTTGTCTACCACCTTCAGATAGGTTATCTATTGAACAAGCTGCATTGTTCTGATTCAGTCAAAAATAGTTTTATGTTTATAAGGCTGGGAACCTCTCAAAATAGTCACCCCATTTCATTCAGAAGAATTAATCTTTATATTAATTTACAGAGTATGTTGGGGTTAAAACTTCTATGTGAAATGGGGCGACTACTTTGGGGTAGGCTTCTGGtctgaaaagagaaaatatatgaaatgtttctttgttttcataataAATTGTATGTGATGATGCAGCATTTCAAAGTTTGAGGTGTTCTGAATATTTTGTCTCTGTCATTTACCCCTCTTTTGAGGTCACATTCCATCCTTCAGACTCATGTAGATTAATAATATGAGCTGATCACAGAAGTCAAGTTTTTCACAAAGCTTGGACTTCATTAaacagttaaaggggaatgGGTTTGAGTAAAACCATAAACGTTAAATTTTCAAGTCTAAACGAAAGTTTAGGTATCAATACCCCCCTCCCCATACAGTGTAAGTCCtcggggggggggcgttttACAAAGATTGTGCTAATACCTCGGTCATATTTGCTCTATGGCGGCAGTTCGAAAACAGccattatattcattttattcaaaccacctatatgtagctggtacaaaaaatgttaaaacgttTGTTTTCGACTCGTCGTAGAG contains:
- the LOC129271184 gene encoding calreticulin-like, with the protein product MRIILACFCLMLAAYTNADTYFEERFDDEDWESRWVESTSKGSDAGKFKWTAGKFYGDAEKDKGIQTSQDAKFYGLSAKFENEFSNEGKDLVIQFTVKHEQKIDCGGGYVKLFASDLEQKDMHGDSPYNIMFGPDICGPGTKKVHVIFSYKGKNLLIKKDIRCKDDEFTHLYTLIVKPDNTYEVRIDNQKAQSGNLEDDWDFLPPKMIKDPDATKPEDWDDNEKLDDPEDTKPEDWEKPEFIADPDAQKPEDWDDEMDGEWEPPMINNPDYQGEWSPKKIDNPNYKGKWVHPEIENPEYEADENLYSYESFGAIGFDLWQVKSGTIFDNVLITDDLEEAETQAKELFEKTKAGEKKMKDEQDEEERKVREEEEAKRKEEEGEYDEDEEEEDLDMDDLDLDMGDFEEDDEELPEDDEDDVDLPKDEL